In Streptomyces sp. P3, one DNA window encodes the following:
- a CDS encoding DUF3151 domain-containing protein, with protein MSIHENLLGGPPPTHLPDDPEPRELLANGTAPADVAAKYPTSSLAWARLADDAFERGSVVESYAYARTGYHRGLDSLRRSGWKGHGPVPWEHEPNRGFLRALHALARAAQAIGEQEEYERCSQFLKDSSATAAQTLG; from the coding sequence ATGTCGATTCACGAGAACCTCCTCGGGGGCCCGCCCCCGACCCACCTGCCCGACGACCCCGAGCCGCGCGAGCTCCTCGCGAACGGGACGGCGCCCGCCGACGTCGCCGCGAAGTACCCGACGTCCTCGCTGGCCTGGGCCCGGCTCGCCGACGACGCGTTCGAGCGGGGCAGTGTGGTGGAGTCGTACGCGTACGCCCGTACGGGGTACCACCGCGGCCTCGACAGTCTGCGCCGCAGTGGATGGAAGGGGCACGGACCGGTGCCCTGGGAGCACGAGCCGAACCGCGGCTTCCTGCGGGCTCTGCACGCCCTCGCCCGCGCCGCCCAGGCGATCGGCGAGCAGGAGGAGTACGAGCGCTGCTCGCAGTTCCTCAAGGACTCCTCCGCGACGGCCGCCCAGACCCTGGGCTAG
- a CDS encoding sensor histidine kinase gives MTETTQTHSTPPGDPDDSSEAYQPRSPEFRAAMDALRGLRRDLFDAAFAYRPLPRKEEVGRLARNWKGRKREYAAWSRHTVVAAGGALSAMIAFTDGGGGLLGFLTGLLVLAPVLMTLVRPVGAFWLSLASTSAVAMLGTTYGNWPWLPGSYLSHLLVLTVVAIRTRPRTAAWMWLLTAFYGFFAESLFGWGHYDTNIASMLVFSAILLLAVTVWHIRQQARQEVTAQQTVTAHERSRRTLLEERTTIARELHDVVAHHMSVVAIQAEAAPYRVENPPPELEKAFATIRVNAVAALTELRRVLGVVRAEDYDVPDAPQPTLAELDALLANVREAGLEVEKAVTGAVRELPQGVELSAYRIVQEALSNTLRHAPGASARVEVGYVLGGLGLRIVNGAPPNPTLIKPSPGAGHGITGMRERVTMLNGEMTAEATHDGGYEVTVFLPVPASTVSAAAPSSDKDGA, from the coding sequence GTGACCGAGACGACGCAGACGCACAGCACGCCCCCCGGCGACCCGGACGACTCCTCCGAGGCCTACCAGCCGCGCAGCCCGGAGTTCCGGGCGGCGATGGACGCCCTGCGCGGCCTGCGGCGGGACCTGTTCGACGCCGCCTTCGCCTACCGCCCGCTGCCCCGCAAGGAGGAGGTCGGCCGGCTCGCCCGCAACTGGAAGGGCCGCAAGCGCGAGTACGCGGCCTGGTCGCGGCACACGGTGGTCGCGGCGGGCGGCGCGCTGTCCGCCATGATCGCCTTCACGGACGGCGGCGGCGGACTGCTGGGGTTCCTGACCGGCCTGCTCGTCCTGGCGCCGGTGCTGATGACGCTGGTACGGCCGGTCGGCGCGTTCTGGCTGTCGCTGGCCTCGACCTCGGCGGTCGCCATGCTCGGCACGACGTACGGGAACTGGCCGTGGCTGCCCGGCAGCTACCTCTCCCACCTGCTGGTCCTCACGGTCGTGGCGATACGCACCCGGCCGCGCACGGCGGCCTGGATGTGGCTGCTCACGGCGTTCTACGGCTTCTTCGCCGAGAGCCTCTTCGGCTGGGGCCACTACGACACGAACATCGCGTCCATGCTGGTGTTCTCCGCGATCCTGCTGCTCGCCGTCACCGTGTGGCACATCCGGCAGCAGGCCCGGCAGGAGGTCACGGCCCAGCAGACGGTGACCGCGCACGAGCGGTCCCGGCGCACCCTCCTGGAGGAACGCACCACGATCGCCCGTGAGCTGCACGACGTGGTCGCCCACCACATGTCGGTGGTCGCCATCCAGGCGGAGGCGGCCCCCTACCGGGTGGAGAACCCGCCGCCGGAGCTGGAGAAGGCCTTCGCGACCATCCGGGTGAACGCGGTGGCGGCGCTCACCGAGCTGCGCCGGGTGCTGGGCGTGGTCCGCGCCGAGGACTACGACGTCCCGGACGCCCCGCAGCCCACGCTCGCCGAGCTGGACGCGCTCCTCGCCAACGTGCGCGAAGCCGGCCTGGAGGTGGAGAAGGCGGTCACGGGGGCGGTGCGCGAGCTGCCGCAGGGGGTGGAGCTGTCGGCGTACCGGATCGTCCAGGAGGCGCTGAGCAACACCCTCCGCCACGCGCCCGGCGCGAGCGCCCGGGTGGAGGTCGGGTACGTTCTGGGCGGGCTCGGCCTGCGGATCGTCAACGGCGCTCCGCCGAACCCGACCCTGATCAAGCCCTCACCCGGCGCCGGCCACGGCATCACGGGCATGCGGGAGCGGGTCACGATGCTGAACGGCGAGATGACGGCCGAGGCGACGCACGACGGAGGGTACGAGGTGACGGTGTTCCTGCCGGTGCCGGCGTCCACGGTGTCCGCCGCCGCGCCTTCTTCGGACAAGGACGGGGCATGA
- a CDS encoding aldose epimerase: protein MSDEEITLTAGDAEATVQPGNGGRVGGLRVGGLELLRQGERFGCFPMVPWCGRIRDGYFHNGATVHRMPLNAAPNAIHGTARDGAWKVARRTADEVVLTYELVAPWPYPGLVTQVVALAEDALTIRMAVETYDSSFPAQIGWHPWFNRNLGGRDAQDVRVAFAPAWQEQRGDDHLPTGERVEPKPGPWDDCFGMPGGVDVTLTWPGQLELKVTSPEKWVVVYDEQEAAVCVEPQTGPPNGLNTLPRLVTPLEPLEAATTWSWSRL, encoded by the coding sequence GTGAGTGACGAAGAGATCACGCTGACCGCGGGCGACGCGGAGGCGACCGTGCAGCCGGGCAACGGCGGCCGGGTCGGGGGGCTGCGCGTCGGCGGCCTCGAACTGCTGCGCCAGGGCGAGCGGTTCGGCTGCTTCCCGATGGTCCCCTGGTGCGGGAGGATCCGCGACGGGTACTTCCACAACGGCGCGACCGTCCACCGGATGCCGCTCAACGCCGCGCCGAACGCCATCCACGGCACCGCCCGCGACGGCGCCTGGAAAGTCGCCCGGCGCACGGCCGACGAGGTCGTGCTGACGTACGAGCTGGTGGCGCCCTGGCCCTACCCCGGCCTGGTCACCCAGGTGGTCGCGCTGGCCGAGGACGCGCTGACGATCCGGATGGCCGTGGAGACGTACGACTCCTCCTTCCCGGCGCAGATCGGCTGGCATCCCTGGTTCAACCGCAACCTGGGCGGCCGGGACGCCCAGGACGTGCGTGTCGCCTTCGCCCCGGCCTGGCAGGAGCAGCGCGGCGACGACCATCTGCCGACCGGCGAGCGCGTCGAGCCGAAGCCGGGCCCCTGGGACGACTGCTTCGGCATGCCCGGCGGCGTCGACGTCACCCTCACCTGGCCGGGGCAGCTGGAGCTGAAGGTGACCAGTCCCGAGAAGTGGGTCGTCGTCTACGACGAGCAGGAGGCGGCGGTGTGCGTGGAGCCGCAGACCGGGCCGCCGAACGGACTGAACACCCTCCCGCGCCTGGTCACACCGCTGGAGCCGCTCGAGGCCGCGACGACCTGGTCCTGGTCGCGGCTCTAA
- the pyrE gene encoding orotate phosphoribosyltransferase — protein sequence MTDVNGTTPTGARGALLQLIKDKAVVHGKVTLSSGLEADYYVDLRRVTLDGEAAPLVGQVLLDLTADLEFDAVGGLTMGADPVAGAMLHAAAARGRRLDAFVVRKAAKAHGLQRRVEGPEIRGRRVLVVEDTSTTGGSPLAAVEAVREAGAEVVAVATIVDRATGADEKIRAGAGVPYLFAFSKDELGLD from the coding sequence ATGACGGACGTCAACGGAACAACGCCGACCGGCGCACGCGGCGCGCTGCTGCAGCTGATCAAGGACAAGGCCGTGGTGCACGGCAAGGTCACCCTGTCGTCGGGGCTGGAGGCGGACTACTACGTCGACCTCCGCCGCGTCACCCTCGACGGGGAGGCCGCCCCGCTGGTCGGACAGGTGTTGCTCGACCTCACCGCCGACCTCGAGTTCGACGCGGTGGGCGGTCTGACCATGGGCGCCGACCCGGTGGCCGGCGCGATGCTGCACGCGGCCGCCGCCCGCGGCCGCAGGCTGGACGCCTTCGTCGTGCGCAAGGCGGCGAAGGCGCACGGGCTCCAGCGGCGCGTCGAGGGTCCGGAGATCAGGGGCCGCCGGGTGCTGGTCGTCGAGGACACCTCCACCACCGGCGGCTCGCCGCTGGCCGCGGTGGAGGCGGTGCGCGAGGCGGGCGCCGAGGTGGTGGCGGTGGCGACCATCGTGGACCGGGCGACCGGGGCGGACGAGAAGATCCGCGCGGGTGCGGGCGTGCCGTACCTGTTCGCCTTCTCGAAGGACGAGCTCGGCCTGGACTGA
- a CDS encoding alpha/beta hydrolase, whose amino-acid sequence MPDDVVAARAAAEEASAFAHPPVEPDVTAAYGDHPDQVIDFYVPRAEAGPGGPVPLVVVLHGGAWRAPYDRRHITPFAGYLARRGFAVANVEYRRGGGSSDPGPAPVAGRWPDTFDDVAAALDALGGLARTAVPQADARRTVLTGHSAGGHLALWAAARHLLPADAPWRTGDPTSLRGVVALAPIADFAVAGKLDVCGGAARQLLGGDDHFEERRPYADPALLLPTGVATTLVQGRADEVVPQAVAEAYAEAAAKAGEVVGLTLLEDVGHFPLIDPAADACAVVAEEIAQLAW is encoded by the coding sequence ATGCCGGACGACGTTGTCGCAGCCCGGGCCGCCGCCGAGGAGGCGTCGGCCTTCGCGCATCCGCCCGTCGAGCCCGACGTCACCGCGGCGTACGGCGACCACCCCGACCAGGTGATCGACTTCTACGTCCCGCGTGCGGAGGCCGGGCCGGGCGGCCCGGTCCCGCTCGTCGTCGTGCTGCACGGCGGGGCCTGGCGGGCGCCCTACGACCGGCGGCACATCACGCCGTTCGCGGGCTATCTGGCCCGGCGCGGATTCGCGGTGGCCAACGTCGAGTACCGGCGCGGGGGAGGGAGTTCGGACCCGGGACCGGCTCCGGTCGCCGGACGCTGGCCCGACACCTTCGACGACGTCGCCGCCGCCCTCGACGCGCTCGGCGGCCTTGCCCGGACGGCCGTGCCGCAGGCCGACGCGCGCCGTACGGTGCTGACCGGCCACTCGGCCGGCGGCCATCTCGCGCTGTGGGCGGCGGCCCGGCATCTGCTGCCGGCCGACGCGCCCTGGCGCACCGGCGACCCCACCTCGCTGCGGGGCGTCGTCGCCCTGGCCCCGATCGCCGACTTCGCGGTCGCCGGGAAGCTGGACGTGTGCGGCGGAGCGGCCCGCCAACTCCTCGGCGGCGACGACCACTTCGAGGAACGGCGGCCGTACGCCGACCCCGCCCTGCTGCTGCCCACGGGCGTCGCGACCACGCTGGTGCAGGGCCGTGCCGACGAGGTCGTCCCGCAGGCGGTCGCCGAGGCCTACGCGGAGGCGGCGGCGAAGGCGGGCGAGGTGGTGGGCCTGACCCTGCTCGAGGACGTGGGCCACTTCCCGCTGATCGACCCGGCGGCGGACGCGTGCGCGGTGGTGGCGGAGGAGATCGCCCAACTGGCCTGGTGA
- a CDS encoding tryptophan 2,3-dioxygenase family protein gives MSQQAQPHEASEPETPHLDFAGTTPYEDYVKADVLTHLQHTLSDDPGEMVFLVTTQVMELWFTVIVHEWETAAQALREDRVPVAVDALKRSVRELEALNASWRPLAQLTPAQFNSYRSALGEGSGFQSAMYRRMEFLLGDKSASMLVPHRAAPRVHAELEKALHEPSLYDEVLRLLARRGHAIPSSVLERDVSRRYEPSAEVEAVWTAVYAGDESDEVARLGEALTDVAELVWRWRNDHLVATRRAMGAKAGTGGSAGVAWLEKRAQKNVFPELWTARSHV, from the coding sequence ATGTCCCAGCAGGCTCAGCCCCATGAGGCTTCGGAGCCCGAGACCCCGCATCTCGACTTCGCCGGCACGACGCCGTACGAGGACTACGTCAAGGCGGACGTGCTCACCCACCTCCAGCACACCCTCTCCGACGATCCCGGAGAGATGGTCTTCCTGGTCACGACCCAGGTGATGGAGCTGTGGTTCACGGTCATCGTCCACGAGTGGGAGACCGCGGCGCAGGCGCTCCGCGAGGACCGGGTGCCGGTGGCGGTCGACGCGCTGAAGCGTTCGGTCCGTGAGCTGGAGGCGCTCAACGCCTCCTGGCGGCCGCTCGCCCAGCTGACCCCCGCCCAGTTCAACTCGTACCGCTCGGCGCTCGGCGAGGGTTCCGGCTTCCAGTCCGCGATGTACCGCCGCATGGAGTTCCTGCTCGGCGACAAGTCCGCGTCCATGCTGGTCCCGCACCGCGCCGCGCCGCGCGTGCACGCCGAGCTGGAGAAGGCGCTGCACGAGCCGAGCCTGTACGACGAGGTGCTGCGGCTGCTGGCCCGGCGCGGCCACGCGATCCCGTCCTCCGTCCTGGAGCGCGACGTCTCCCGGCGCTACGAGCCCTCGGCGGAGGTCGAGGCGGTGTGGACGGCCGTGTACGCGGGCGACGAGTCCGACGAGGTCGCCCGTCTGGGCGAGGCGCTGACGGACGTCGCCGAGCTGGTGTGGCGCTGGCGCAACGACCACCTCGTCGCCACCCGTCGCGCGATGGGCGCCAAGGCGGGCACCGGCGGTTCGGCCGGGGTGGCCTGGCTGGAGAAGCGCGCGCAGAAGAACGTCTTCCCCGAGCTGTGGACGGCGAGGTCCCATGTCTGA
- the kynU gene encoding kynureninase: MSDLARTAQQLDAGDELAVKRAQFVLDDGVYLDGNSLGALPRSVPGRVEDVVRRQWGALRIRSWDESGWWTAPERIGDRIAPLVGAAAGQVVVGDSTSVNVLKALVGAVRLVDDARDEILVDAATFPTDGYIAASAARLTGRTLRPVHPAEVPGALSGRTAAVLLNHVDYRTGRLHDLPSLTAAVRAAGAVSVWDLCHSAGALPVGLDEHGVDLAVGCTYKYLNGGPGSPAYLYVRHGLQDRFDSPLPGWNSHAEPFGMREAYEPAAGAARGRVGTPDILSMLALEAALEVWDGVSIAAVRAKSLALTDFFLECVAAYVPDGRVESLTPVRHEERGSQVALRCEDAGDVMKRLIERGVVGDFRSPDVLRFGFTPLYVGFADVERAARTLARELG, translated from the coding sequence ATGTCTGACCTCGCCCGCACCGCACAGCAGCTCGACGCGGGCGACGAACTGGCCGTCAAGCGCGCCCAGTTCGTGCTCGACGACGGCGTCTACCTGGACGGCAACTCGCTGGGCGCGCTCCCGCGGTCCGTCCCCGGCCGCGTCGAGGACGTCGTGCGCCGCCAGTGGGGCGCGCTGAGGATACGTTCCTGGGACGAGAGCGGCTGGTGGACGGCGCCCGAGCGGATCGGCGACCGGATCGCCCCGCTGGTGGGGGCGGCGGCCGGGCAGGTCGTGGTCGGCGACTCGACGAGCGTCAACGTCCTCAAGGCGCTGGTGGGCGCGGTGCGCCTGGTGGACGACGCCCGCGACGAGATCCTCGTCGACGCCGCCACCTTCCCCACCGACGGCTACATCGCCGCGTCGGCGGCCCGGCTGACCGGCCGCACGCTGCGGCCGGTGCACCCGGCAGAGGTCCCCGGGGCGCTGTCCGGGCGCACGGCCGCCGTGCTGCTCAACCACGTCGACTACCGCACGGGCCGGCTGCACGACCTGCCCTCGCTCACCGCCGCCGTGCGTGCGGCGGGCGCGGTCTCGGTGTGGGACCTGTGCCACAGCGCGGGCGCCCTGCCGGTCGGCCTCGACGAGCACGGTGTGGATCTCGCGGTCGGCTGCACCTACAAGTACCTGAACGGCGGCCCCGGTTCGCCGGCCTACCTGTACGTCCGGCACGGTCTCCAGGACCGTTTCGACTCCCCGCTGCCCGGCTGGAACTCGCACGCCGAGCCCTTCGGGATGCGGGAGGCGTACGAGCCGGCCGCGGGCGCTGCGCGCGGGCGCGTCGGCACCCCCGACATCCTGTCGATGCTCGCGCTGGAGGCGGCCCTCGAGGTGTGGGACGGCGTGTCGATCGCGGCGGTGCGCGCCAAGTCGCTGGCGCTGACGGACTTCTTCCTGGAGTGCGTCGCCGCCTACGTCCCCGACGGGCGGGTCGAGTCGCTGACTCCGGTGCGTCACGAGGAGCGCGGCAGCCAGGTGGCGCTGCGCTGCGAGGACGCCGGCGACGTCATGAAGCGGCTGATCGAGCGCGGGGTCGTCGGCGACTTCCGCAGCCCCGACGTGCTCCGGTTCGGCTTCACCCCGCTGTACGTCGGGTTCGCGGACGTGGAGCGGGCGGCGCGGACGCTGGCGCGGGAACTGGGCTGA
- a CDS encoding cytochrome P450, with protein MAAADDLSFDPWDPAFVADPYPAYAELRERGRVIYYEPTGQWLVPGHADVSALLRERRLGRTYQHRFTHEEFGRTAPPAEQEPFHTLNDHGMLDLEPPDHTRIRRLVSKAFTPRTVERLKPYVQRLAGELVDGLVRAGGGDLLSDVAEPLPVAVIAEMLGIPEADRGPLRPWSADICGMYELNPSQETAAKAVRASVEFTAYLRELIAERRKEPGDDLVSGLIAAHDEGDRLTEQEMISTAVLLLNAGHEATVNATVNGWWALFRNPEQLAVLRADHSLVPSAVEELMRYDTPLQLFERWVLDDIEIDGVTVPRGAEIAMLFGSANHDPAVFAEPERLDLTRADNPHISFSAGIHYCIGAPLARIELAASMTALLERAPTLAPAAEPRRKPNFVIRGLEGLAVTL; from the coding sequence ATGGCAGCAGCTGACGACCTCTCGTTCGACCCCTGGGACCCCGCGTTCGTGGCGGACCCGTACCCGGCCTACGCCGAGCTGCGGGAGCGCGGGCGGGTGATCTACTACGAGCCGACCGGGCAGTGGCTCGTGCCGGGGCACGCGGACGTGTCGGCCCTGCTGCGGGAGCGGCGGCTGGGGCGCACGTACCAGCACCGGTTCACGCACGAGGAGTTCGGGCGGACCGCGCCGCCCGCCGAGCAGGAGCCGTTCCACACGCTGAACGACCACGGGATGCTCGACCTGGAACCGCCGGATCACACCCGGATCCGGCGGCTGGTGTCGAAGGCGTTCACCCCGCGCACCGTGGAGCGGCTCAAGCCGTACGTGCAAAGGCTGGCCGGCGAGCTGGTGGACGGGCTCGTGCGGGCGGGCGGCGGCGATCTGCTGAGCGACGTCGCCGAGCCGCTGCCGGTGGCCGTGATCGCGGAGATGCTGGGGATCCCGGAGGCGGACCGCGGGCCGCTGCGGCCCTGGTCGGCGGACATCTGCGGGATGTACGAGCTGAACCCTTCGCAGGAGACCGCGGCGAAGGCCGTGCGGGCCTCCGTCGAGTTCACCGCCTATCTGCGCGAGCTGATCGCGGAGCGGCGCAAGGAGCCGGGGGACGATCTCGTCTCCGGGCTGATCGCGGCGCACGACGAGGGCGACCGGCTCACCGAGCAGGAGATGATCTCGACGGCGGTGCTGCTGCTGAACGCCGGTCACGAGGCGACCGTCAACGCCACCGTCAACGGGTGGTGGGCGCTGTTCCGCAACCCGGAGCAGCTGGCCGTGCTGCGCGCCGACCATTCGCTGGTGCCGTCCGCCGTCGAGGAGCTGATGCGGTACGACACCCCGCTGCAGCTGTTCGAGCGGTGGGTGCTGGACGACATCGAGATCGACGGGGTCACCGTGCCGCGGGGGGCCGAGATCGCGATGCTCTTCGGGTCGGCGAACCACGATCCCGCGGTGTTCGCCGAGCCCGAACGGCTGGACCTCACCCGGGCGGACAACCCGCACATCTCCTTCAGCGCGGGCATCCACTACTGCATCGGCGCGCCGCTGGCCCGCATCGAGCTCGCCGCGTCGATGACGGCCCTGCTGGAACGGGCCCCGACGCTGGCTCCGGCCGCGGAACCGCGTCGCAAGCCGAACTTCGTCATCCGGGGTCTGGAGGGCCTAGCGGTCACCCTGTGA
- a CDS encoding response regulator transcription factor → MTIRVLIADDQMMVREGFSVLLNAMPDIEVVGEAVNGREAVHRVRELAPDVVLMDIRMPELNGIEATREIVAAGGTSKVLVLTTFDLDEYVYQALRAGASGFLLKDASARQLADGVRVVAAGEALLAPSVTRRLITEFSKLSDTPGSVRAAVHASYGDLTERETEVLVLIAQGLSNSEIAERLVVAESTIKTHVSRILVKLGLRDRTQAAVFAYEARLVTPG, encoded by the coding sequence ATGACGATCCGGGTTCTGATCGCCGACGACCAGATGATGGTCCGCGAGGGCTTCTCGGTCCTGCTGAACGCGATGCCGGACATCGAGGTGGTGGGCGAGGCGGTGAACGGCCGGGAGGCGGTGCACCGGGTCCGCGAGCTGGCGCCCGACGTGGTCCTGATGGACATCCGCATGCCGGAGCTGAACGGCATCGAGGCGACGCGGGAGATCGTCGCGGCGGGCGGCACGTCGAAGGTCCTGGTCCTGACCACCTTCGACCTCGACGAGTACGTCTACCAGGCGCTGCGCGCGGGAGCCTCCGGCTTCCTCCTGAAGGACGCCTCGGCCCGCCAGCTGGCGGACGGGGTGCGGGTGGTGGCGGCCGGCGAGGCGCTTCTCGCCCCGTCCGTCACCCGGCGTCTGATCACGGAGTTCTCCAAGCTCTCGGACACCCCCGGGTCGGTCCGCGCGGCCGTCCATGCGTCCTACGGCGACCTGACCGAACGGGAGACGGAGGTGCTGGTCCTCATCGCCCAGGGCCTGTCGAACTCGGAGATCGCCGAGCGGCTGGTGGTGGCGGAGTCGACCATCAAGACGCACGTGAGCAGGATCCTGGTGAAGCTGGGCCTGCGGGACCGCACCCAGGCGGCGGTGTTCGCGTACGAGGCGAGGCTGGTGACGCCGGGCTAG
- a CDS encoding MFS transporter, which translates to MPDVRLASPRGRWILLTTVLGSGMALLDSTVVNVALPRIGRDLDADLAALQWTVNAYMVTLAGLILLGGSLGDRYGRRRVFVVGVVWFAAASLLCGLAPNAGVLVAARALQGVGGALLTPGSLALIQASFHPDDRGRAVGLWSGFGGVGAAVGPFLGGWLVDGPGWRWVFLLNLPLAAVCVPVALRHVPESRDRLTHGRFDVLGAVLGALALALVTYALIEAPGGSPAVVAAGVAGVAAGVAFVVVERRRPDPMMPTDVFASRQFTAVNLVTLCVYAAFGGFFFLSAVQLQTVVGWSALGAGTALLPTTVLMLLLSARSGELAERIGPRLPLTVGPLLCAAGMLLMLRVGPDASYVADVLPAVLVLGVGMVTLVAPLTATVLASVDVGRAGLASGVNNAAARAAGLVAVAALPLLTGMGPETYRSADAFDEAFGQAMVICAAVLAAGSLTAFLTVRRPPPDCRRPECRRHGSVLAPPLEGQRARKRLG; encoded by the coding sequence ATGCCCGACGTCCGGCTGGCCTCCCCCCGCGGCAGATGGATCCTGCTCACCACCGTGCTCGGCTCCGGCATGGCCCTGCTGGACTCGACCGTCGTCAACGTGGCGCTGCCGCGCATCGGCCGTGACCTGGACGCCGACCTCGCCGCCCTGCAGTGGACCGTCAACGCGTACATGGTGACGCTGGCCGGGCTGATCCTGCTCGGCGGCTCCCTCGGCGACCGATACGGACGGCGCAGGGTGTTCGTGGTGGGGGTGGTGTGGTTCGCCGCCGCCTCGCTGCTGTGCGGGCTGGCCCCGAACGCGGGTGTGCTGGTGGCCGCGCGGGCGCTGCAGGGCGTCGGCGGCGCCCTGCTCACCCCGGGCTCCCTCGCGCTCATCCAGGCTTCCTTCCACCCCGACGACCGCGGCCGGGCGGTGGGGCTGTGGTCCGGGTTCGGGGGTGTCGGCGCGGCCGTCGGGCCGTTCCTGGGCGGCTGGCTGGTGGACGGTCCGGGCTGGCGGTGGGTGTTCCTGCTGAACCTGCCGCTGGCCGCGGTGTGCGTGCCGGTGGCGCTGCGGCACGTTCCCGAGTCGCGGGACCGGCTCACGCACGGCCGGTTCGACGTCCTAGGCGCGGTGCTCGGGGCGCTCGCCCTCGCGCTGGTGACGTACGCGCTGATCGAGGCCCCGGGCGGTTCGCCGGCCGTCGTGGCGGCGGGCGTCGCCGGGGTGGCGGCCGGAGTGGCCTTCGTCGTCGTGGAGCGACGGCGGCCGGACCCCATGATGCCGACGGACGTCTTCGCGTCCCGCCAGTTCACCGCCGTCAACCTGGTCACGCTGTGCGTGTACGCGGCCTTCGGCGGCTTCTTCTTCCTCTCCGCGGTCCAGCTGCAGACGGTGGTGGGTTGGTCGGCCCTCGGCGCCGGCACGGCACTGCTGCCGACGACCGTGCTGATGCTGCTGCTGTCCGCGCGCTCCGGCGAGCTGGCCGAGCGGATCGGGCCGCGCCTGCCGCTCACCGTGGGGCCGCTGCTGTGTGCGGCCGGGATGCTGCTGATGCTGCGGGTCGGGCCGGACGCCTCCTACGTCGCGGACGTGCTGCCCGCGGTGCTCGTCCTGGGCGTGGGCATGGTGACGCTGGTCGCCCCGCTTACCGCGACCGTCCTGGCCTCGGTGGACGTCGGCAGGGCCGGTCTGGCCAGCGGCGTCAACAACGCGGCGGCGCGGGCCGCGGGCCTGGTCGCCGTCGCCGCGCTGCCCCTGCTGACGGGCATGGGACCGGAGACGTACCGTTCGGCGGACGCCTTCGACGAGGCGTTCGGGCAGGCCATGGTGATCTGCGCGGCGGTGCTGGCGGCGGGCTCGCTGACGGCGTTCCTCACCGTGCGGCGGCCGCCGCCGGACTGCCGCAGGCCGGAGTGCAGGAGGCACGGCAGCGTCCTGGCCCCGCCGCTGGAGGGGCAACGGGCGCGTAAGCGACTCGGTTAG
- the fbaA gene encoding class II fructose-bisphosphate aldolase — translation MPIATPEVYNEMLDRAKAGKFAYPAINVTSTQTLHAALRGFAEAESDGIIQISTGGAEFLGGQYSKEMVTGSVALAEFAHIVAEKYPVTVALHTDHCPKDKLDGYVRPLLAVSEERVKAGRNPLFQSHMWDGSAETLADNLAIAQELLARAAAAKIILEVEITPTGGEEDGVSHEINDSLYTTVDDAVRTVEALGLGEKGRYLLAASFGNVHGVYKPGNVVLRPDLLKELNEGVAAKYGKPAGSQPFDFVFHGGSGSTAEEIATALDNGVVKMNLDTDTQYAFTRPVADHMFKNYDGVLKVDGEVGSKTTYDPRTWGKLAEAGMAARVVEATQHLRSAGQKIK, via the coding sequence ATGCCCATCGCAACCCCCGAGGTCTACAACGAGATGCTCGACCGGGCGAAGGCAGGCAAGTTCGCCTACCCGGCCATCAACGTCACCTCGACGCAGACCCTGCACGCGGCGCTGCGCGGCTTCGCCGAGGCGGAGAGCGACGGCATCATCCAGATCTCCACGGGTGGCGCCGAGTTCCTGGGCGGCCAGTACAGCAAGGAGATGGTCACGGGTTCCGTGGCCCTCGCCGAGTTCGCGCACATCGTCGCCGAGAAGTACCCGGTCACCGTGGCGCTGCACACGGACCACTGCCCGAAGGACAAGCTCGACGGGTACGTGCGCCCGCTGCTCGCGGTCTCCGAGGAGCGCGTGAAGGCGGGCCGCAACCCGCTGTTCCAGTCCCACATGTGGGACGGCTCCGCCGAGACCCTCGCCGACAACCTGGCCATCGCGCAGGAACTGCTCGCCCGCGCCGCCGCCGCGAAGATCATCCTCGAGGTGGAGATCACCCCGACCGGCGGCGAGGAGGACGGCGTCTCGCACGAGATCAACGACTCCCTGTACACGACGGTCGACGACGCCGTGCGCACCGTCGAGGCGCTCGGCCTGGGCGAGAAGGGCCGCTACCTGCTGGCCGCGTCCTTCGGCAACGTCCACGGCGTGTACAAGCCGGGCAACGTCGTGCTCCGTCCCGACCTGCTCAAGGAACTGAACGAGGGCGTCGCCGCGAAGTACGGCAAGCCGGCCGGCTCCCAGCCGTTCGACTTCGTCTTCCACGGCGGCTCCGGCTCCACCGCCGAGGAGATCGCGACCGCGCTGGACAACGGCGTCGTGAAGATGAACCTGGACACGGACACGCAGTACGCCTTCACGCGTCCGGTCGCCGACCACATGTTCAAGAACTACGACGGCGTCCTGAAGGTCGACGGCGAGGTCGGCTCCAAGACGACGTACGACCCGCGCACCTGGGGCAAGCTGGCCGAGGCGGGCATGGCCGCGCGCGTCGTCGAGGCCACGCAGCACCTGCGCTCCGCGGGCCAGAAGATCAAGTAA